Proteins from a single region of Canis aureus isolate CA01 chromosome 26, VMU_Caureus_v.1.0, whole genome shotgun sequence:
- the SPO11 gene encoding meiotic recombination protein SPO11 isoform X10, producing the protein MAFAPMGPEASFFAVLDQHRASLLAALRRGGGEPAGGGTPQASSFNLKKALRSVCEERKREACGETSRFEDSVGLQMVTHFTTRKIKSDSLKSVKKFALILKILSKIYKLVQSNTYATKRDIYYTDSQLFGNQTVVDNIINDISCMLKVPRMSLHILSTSKGLIAGNLRYIEEDGTRVHCTCGATAVAVPSNIQGIRNLITDAKFLLIVEKDATFQRLLDDNFCNRMSPCIMITGKGVPDLNTRLLVKKLWDTFHIPVFALVDADPHGIEIMCIYKYGSMAMSFEAHNLTVPAIRWLGLLPSDIKRLNIPRDTLIPLTKRDQMKLDSVLKRPYVTCQPFWRKESQRERGRNIGRGRSRLHAPRARCGILSRISRIAPRAKGRR; encoded by the exons ATGGCCTTTGCGCCCATGGGGCCTGAGGCCTCGTTCTTCGCGGTTCTGGACCAGCACAGGGCTTCCCTGCTGGCCGCCCTGAGGAGAGGCGGTGGGGAGCCCGCGGGCGGGGGGACGCCTCAGGCCTCGAG ttttaacttaaaaaaagctCTGAGGAGCGTGtgtgaggagagaaagagggaggcttGTGGAGAGACCTCGAG GTTTGAAGATTCTGTGGGTCTTCAGATGGTAACTCACTTTACCACAAGAAAAATCAAAAGTGATTCActaaaatcagttaaaaaattTG CCCTAATTCTTAAAATACTGTCCAAGATTTATAAACTAGTACAGAGCAACACTTATGCAACCAAAAG agACATATATTATACTGACAGCCAACTCTTCGGTAACCAGACTGTCGTGGACAATATTATCAATGACATTTCTTGTATGTTAAAAGTGCCGAGGATGAGTCTACATATA ttatCTACATCAAAAGGTTTAATTGCTGGCAATTTAAGGTACATCGAAGAAGATGGCACCAGAGTACACTGTACCTGTGGTGCAACA GCTGTTGCTGTGCCATCTAATATTCAAGGAATTCGAA ATTTAATTACAGATGCAAAATTTCTATTAATTGTGGAAAAAGATGCGACATTTCAGCGACTCCTAGATGACAACTTTTGCAACAGAATGTCCCCATGCATCATGATTACG GGAAAAGGAGTACCTGACCTGAACACGAGACTTTTAGTCAAGAAGCTGTGGGATACATTTCATATTCCTGTTTTCGCTCTTGTTGATGCCGATCCACATG GCATAGAAATCATGTGCATCTATAAGTATGGATCAATG GCAATGTCTTTTGAAGCTCATAATCTCACAGTTCCAGCTATCAGATGGCTTGGTCTCCTCCCTTCTGATATTAAACG gttAAATATACCTAGAGATACTTTAATTCCACTGACAAAACGGGACCAAATGAAACTTGACAGTGTCCTAAAAAGACCTTATGTTACTTGCCAACCATTTTGGAGAAAAgaa tcacagagagagagaggcagaaacataggcagagggagaagcaggctccatgcaccgagagcccgatgtgggattctatctcggatctccaggatcgcgccccgggccaaaggcaggcgctaa
- the SPO11 gene encoding meiotic recombination protein SPO11 isoform X5 has translation MAFAPMGPEASFFAVLDQHRASLLAALRRGGGEPAGGGTPQASSSEVLASIESVIQDIITSVARNEAPAFTIGNRSSWENIKFEDSVGLQMVTHFTTRKIKSDSLKSVKKFALILKILSKIYKLVQSNTYATKRDIYYTDSQLFGNQTVVDNIINDISCMLKVPRMSLHILSTSKGLIAGNLRYIEEDGTRVHCTCGATAVAVPSNIQGIRNLITDAKFLLIVEKDATFQRLLDDNFCNRMSPCIMITGKGVPDLNTRLLVKKLWDTFHIPVFALVDADPHGIEIMCIYKYGSMAMSFEAHNLTVPAIRWLGLLPSDIKRLNIPRDTLIPLTKRDQMKLDSVLKRPYVTCQPFWRKESQRERGRNIGRGRSRLHAPRARCGILSRISRIAPRAKGRR, from the exons ATGGCCTTTGCGCCCATGGGGCCTGAGGCCTCGTTCTTCGCGGTTCTGGACCAGCACAGGGCTTCCCTGCTGGCCGCCCTGAGGAGAGGCGGTGGGGAGCCCGCGGGCGGGGGGACGCCTCAGGCCTCGAG TTCTGAGGTTCTTGCATCTATAGAAAGTGTTATCCAAGACATAATCACAAGCGTGGCAAGGAATGAAGCACCTGCGTTCACAATAGGCAACAGATCAAGCTGGGAAAATATAAA GTTTGAAGATTCTGTGGGTCTTCAGATGGTAACTCACTTTACCACAAGAAAAATCAAAAGTGATTCActaaaatcagttaaaaaattTG CCCTAATTCTTAAAATACTGTCCAAGATTTATAAACTAGTACAGAGCAACACTTATGCAACCAAAAG agACATATATTATACTGACAGCCAACTCTTCGGTAACCAGACTGTCGTGGACAATATTATCAATGACATTTCTTGTATGTTAAAAGTGCCGAGGATGAGTCTACATATA ttatCTACATCAAAAGGTTTAATTGCTGGCAATTTAAGGTACATCGAAGAAGATGGCACCAGAGTACACTGTACCTGTGGTGCAACA GCTGTTGCTGTGCCATCTAATATTCAAGGAATTCGAA ATTTAATTACAGATGCAAAATTTCTATTAATTGTGGAAAAAGATGCGACATTTCAGCGACTCCTAGATGACAACTTTTGCAACAGAATGTCCCCATGCATCATGATTACG GGAAAAGGAGTACCTGACCTGAACACGAGACTTTTAGTCAAGAAGCTGTGGGATACATTTCATATTCCTGTTTTCGCTCTTGTTGATGCCGATCCACATG GCATAGAAATCATGTGCATCTATAAGTATGGATCAATG GCAATGTCTTTTGAAGCTCATAATCTCACAGTTCCAGCTATCAGATGGCTTGGTCTCCTCCCTTCTGATATTAAACG gttAAATATACCTAGAGATACTTTAATTCCACTGACAAAACGGGACCAAATGAAACTTGACAGTGTCCTAAAAAGACCTTATGTTACTTGCCAACCATTTTGGAGAAAAgaa tcacagagagagagaggcagaaacataggcagagggagaagcaggctccatgcaccgagagcccgatgtgggattctatctcggatctccaggatcgcgccccgggccaaaggcaggcgctaa
- the SPO11 gene encoding meiotic recombination protein SPO11 isoform X15 encodes MAFAPMGPEASFFAVLDQHRASLLAALRRGGGEPAGGGTPQASRFEDSVGLQMVTHFTTRKIKSDSLKSVKKFALILKILSKIYKLVQSNTYATKRDIYYTDSQLFGNQTVVDNIINDISCMLKVPRMSLHILSTSKGLIAGNLRYIEEDGTRVHCTCGATAVAVPSNIQGIRNLITDAKFLLIVEKDATFQRLLDDNFCNRMSPCIMITGKGVPDLNTRLLVKKLWDTFHIPVFALVDADPHGIEIMCIYKYGSMAMSFEAHNLTVPAIRWLGLLPSDIKRLNIPRDTLIPLTKRDQMKLDSVLKRPYVTCQPFWRKEMEIMADSKMKAEIQALTFLSSDYLSRVYLPNKLKFGGWI; translated from the exons ATGGCCTTTGCGCCCATGGGGCCTGAGGCCTCGTTCTTCGCGGTTCTGGACCAGCACAGGGCTTCCCTGCTGGCCGCCCTGAGGAGAGGCGGTGGGGAGCCCGCGGGCGGGGGGACGCCTCAGGCCTCGAG GTTTGAAGATTCTGTGGGTCTTCAGATGGTAACTCACTTTACCACAAGAAAAATCAAAAGTGATTCActaaaatcagttaaaaaattTG CCCTAATTCTTAAAATACTGTCCAAGATTTATAAACTAGTACAGAGCAACACTTATGCAACCAAAAG agACATATATTATACTGACAGCCAACTCTTCGGTAACCAGACTGTCGTGGACAATATTATCAATGACATTTCTTGTATGTTAAAAGTGCCGAGGATGAGTCTACATATA ttatCTACATCAAAAGGTTTAATTGCTGGCAATTTAAGGTACATCGAAGAAGATGGCACCAGAGTACACTGTACCTGTGGTGCAACA GCTGTTGCTGTGCCATCTAATATTCAAGGAATTCGAA ATTTAATTACAGATGCAAAATTTCTATTAATTGTGGAAAAAGATGCGACATTTCAGCGACTCCTAGATGACAACTTTTGCAACAGAATGTCCCCATGCATCATGATTACG GGAAAAGGAGTACCTGACCTGAACACGAGACTTTTAGTCAAGAAGCTGTGGGATACATTTCATATTCCTGTTTTCGCTCTTGTTGATGCCGATCCACATG GCATAGAAATCATGTGCATCTATAAGTATGGATCAATG GCAATGTCTTTTGAAGCTCATAATCTCACAGTTCCAGCTATCAGATGGCTTGGTCTCCTCCCTTCTGATATTAAACG gttAAATATACCTAGAGATACTTTAATTCCACTGACAAAACGGGACCAAATGAAACTTGACAGTGTCCTAAAAAGACCTTATGTTACTTGCCAACCATTTTGGAGAAAAgaa ATGGAAATAATGGCAGACTCTAAAATGAAGGCAGAAATTCAAGCTTTGACCTTCCTATCATCAGATTATCTCTCCAGAGTGTACCTACCTAACAAATTAAAATTTGGAGgatggatataa
- the SPO11 gene encoding meiotic recombination protein SPO11 isoform X8 produces the protein MAFAPMGPEASFFAVLDQHRASLLAALRRGGGEPAGGGTPQASSFNLKKALRSVCEERKREACGETSSSEVLASIESVIQDIITSVARNEAPAFTIGNRSSWENIKFEDSVGLQMVTHFTTRKIKSDSLKSVKKFALILKILSKIYKLVQSNTYATKRDIYYTDSQLFGNQTVVDNIINDISCMLKVPRMSLHIAVAVPSNIQGIRNAKFLLIVEKDATFQRLLDDNFCNRMSPCIMITGKGVPDLNTRLLVKKLWDTFHIPVFALVDADPHGIEIMCIYKYGSMAMSFEAHNLTVPAIRWLGLLPSDIKRLNIPRDTLIPLTKRDQMKLDSVLKRPYVTCQPFWRKESQRERGRNIGRGRSRLHAPRARCGILSRISRIAPRAKGRR, from the exons ATGGCCTTTGCGCCCATGGGGCCTGAGGCCTCGTTCTTCGCGGTTCTGGACCAGCACAGGGCTTCCCTGCTGGCCGCCCTGAGGAGAGGCGGTGGGGAGCCCGCGGGCGGGGGGACGCCTCAGGCCTCGAG ttttaacttaaaaaaagctCTGAGGAGCGTGtgtgaggagagaaagagggaggcttGTGGAGAGACCTCGAG TTCTGAGGTTCTTGCATCTATAGAAAGTGTTATCCAAGACATAATCACAAGCGTGGCAAGGAATGAAGCACCTGCGTTCACAATAGGCAACAGATCAAGCTGGGAAAATATAAA GTTTGAAGATTCTGTGGGTCTTCAGATGGTAACTCACTTTACCACAAGAAAAATCAAAAGTGATTCActaaaatcagttaaaaaattTG CCCTAATTCTTAAAATACTGTCCAAGATTTATAAACTAGTACAGAGCAACACTTATGCAACCAAAAG agACATATATTATACTGACAGCCAACTCTTCGGTAACCAGACTGTCGTGGACAATATTATCAATGACATTTCTTGTATGTTAAAAGTGCCGAGGATGAGTCTACATATA GCTGTTGCTGTGCCATCTAATATTCAAGGAATTCGAA ATGCAAAATTTCTATTAATTGTGGAAAAAGATGCGACATTTCAGCGACTCCTAGATGACAACTTTTGCAACAGAATGTCCCCATGCATCATGATTACG GGAAAAGGAGTACCTGACCTGAACACGAGACTTTTAGTCAAGAAGCTGTGGGATACATTTCATATTCCTGTTTTCGCTCTTGTTGATGCCGATCCACATG GCATAGAAATCATGTGCATCTATAAGTATGGATCAATG GCAATGTCTTTTGAAGCTCATAATCTCACAGTTCCAGCTATCAGATGGCTTGGTCTCCTCCCTTCTGATATTAAACG gttAAATATACCTAGAGATACTTTAATTCCACTGACAAAACGGGACCAAATGAAACTTGACAGTGTCCTAAAAAGACCTTATGTTACTTGCCAACCATTTTGGAGAAAAgaa tcacagagagagagaggcagaaacataggcagagggagaagcaggctccatgcaccgagagcccgatgtgggattctatctcggatctccaggatcgcgccccgggccaaaggcaggcgctaa
- the SPO11 gene encoding meiotic recombination protein SPO11 isoform X18: protein MAFAPMGPEASFFAVLDQHRASLLAALRRGGGEPAGGGTPQASSFNLKKALRSVCEERKREACGETSSSEVLASIESVIQDIITSVARNEAPAFTIGNRSSWENIKDIYYTDSQLFGNQTVVDNIINDISCMLKVPRMSLHIAVAVPSNIQGIRNLITDAKFLLIVEKDATFQRLLDDNFCNRMSPCIMITGKGVPDLNTRLLVKKLWDTFHIPVFALVDADPHGIEIMCIYKYGSMAMSFEAHNLTVPAIRWLGLLPSDIKRLNIPRDTLIPLTKRDQMKLDSVLKRPYVTCQPFWRKESQRERGRNIGRGRSRLHAPRARCGILSRISRIAPRAKGRR from the exons ATGGCCTTTGCGCCCATGGGGCCTGAGGCCTCGTTCTTCGCGGTTCTGGACCAGCACAGGGCTTCCCTGCTGGCCGCCCTGAGGAGAGGCGGTGGGGAGCCCGCGGGCGGGGGGACGCCTCAGGCCTCGAG ttttaacttaaaaaaagctCTGAGGAGCGTGtgtgaggagagaaagagggaggcttGTGGAGAGACCTCGAG TTCTGAGGTTCTTGCATCTATAGAAAGTGTTATCCAAGACATAATCACAAGCGTGGCAAGGAATGAAGCACCTGCGTTCACAATAGGCAACAGATCAAGCTGGGAAAATATAAA agACATATATTATACTGACAGCCAACTCTTCGGTAACCAGACTGTCGTGGACAATATTATCAATGACATTTCTTGTATGTTAAAAGTGCCGAGGATGAGTCTACATATA GCTGTTGCTGTGCCATCTAATATTCAAGGAATTCGAA ATTTAATTACAGATGCAAAATTTCTATTAATTGTGGAAAAAGATGCGACATTTCAGCGACTCCTAGATGACAACTTTTGCAACAGAATGTCCCCATGCATCATGATTACG GGAAAAGGAGTACCTGACCTGAACACGAGACTTTTAGTCAAGAAGCTGTGGGATACATTTCATATTCCTGTTTTCGCTCTTGTTGATGCCGATCCACATG GCATAGAAATCATGTGCATCTATAAGTATGGATCAATG GCAATGTCTTTTGAAGCTCATAATCTCACAGTTCCAGCTATCAGATGGCTTGGTCTCCTCCCTTCTGATATTAAACG gttAAATATACCTAGAGATACTTTAATTCCACTGACAAAACGGGACCAAATGAAACTTGACAGTGTCCTAAAAAGACCTTATGTTACTTGCCAACCATTTTGGAGAAAAgaa tcacagagagagagaggcagaaacataggcagagggagaagcaggctccatgcaccgagagcccgatgtgggattctatctcggatctccaggatcgcgccccgggccaaaggcaggcgctaa
- the SPO11 gene encoding meiotic recombination protein SPO11 isoform X12, translated as MAFAPMGPEASFFAVLDQHRASLLAALRRGGGEPAGGGTPQASSFNLKKALRSVCEERKREACGETSSSEVLASIESVIQDIITSVARNEAPAFTIGNRSSWENIKFEDSVGLQMVTHFTTRKIKSDSLKSVKKFALILKILSKIYKLVQSNTYATKRDIYYTDSQLFGNQTVVDNIINDISCMLKVPRMSLHILSTSKGLIAGNLRYIEEDGTRVHCTCGATGKGVPDLNTRLLVKKLWDTFHIPVFALVDADPHGIEIMCIYKYGSMAMSFEAHNLTVPAIRWLGLLPSDIKRLNIPRDTLIPLTKRDQMKLDSVLKRPYVTCQPFWRKESQRERGRNIGRGRSRLHAPRARCGILSRISRIAPRAKGRR; from the exons ATGGCCTTTGCGCCCATGGGGCCTGAGGCCTCGTTCTTCGCGGTTCTGGACCAGCACAGGGCTTCCCTGCTGGCCGCCCTGAGGAGAGGCGGTGGGGAGCCCGCGGGCGGGGGGACGCCTCAGGCCTCGAG ttttaacttaaaaaaagctCTGAGGAGCGTGtgtgaggagagaaagagggaggcttGTGGAGAGACCTCGAG TTCTGAGGTTCTTGCATCTATAGAAAGTGTTATCCAAGACATAATCACAAGCGTGGCAAGGAATGAAGCACCTGCGTTCACAATAGGCAACAGATCAAGCTGGGAAAATATAAA GTTTGAAGATTCTGTGGGTCTTCAGATGGTAACTCACTTTACCACAAGAAAAATCAAAAGTGATTCActaaaatcagttaaaaaattTG CCCTAATTCTTAAAATACTGTCCAAGATTTATAAACTAGTACAGAGCAACACTTATGCAACCAAAAG agACATATATTATACTGACAGCCAACTCTTCGGTAACCAGACTGTCGTGGACAATATTATCAATGACATTTCTTGTATGTTAAAAGTGCCGAGGATGAGTCTACATATA ttatCTACATCAAAAGGTTTAATTGCTGGCAATTTAAGGTACATCGAAGAAGATGGCACCAGAGTACACTGTACCTGTGGTGCAACA GGAAAAGGAGTACCTGACCTGAACACGAGACTTTTAGTCAAGAAGCTGTGGGATACATTTCATATTCCTGTTTTCGCTCTTGTTGATGCCGATCCACATG GCATAGAAATCATGTGCATCTATAAGTATGGATCAATG GCAATGTCTTTTGAAGCTCATAATCTCACAGTTCCAGCTATCAGATGGCTTGGTCTCCTCCCTTCTGATATTAAACG gttAAATATACCTAGAGATACTTTAATTCCACTGACAAAACGGGACCAAATGAAACTTGACAGTGTCCTAAAAAGACCTTATGTTACTTGCCAACCATTTTGGAGAAAAgaa tcacagagagagagaggcagaaacataggcagagggagaagcaggctccatgcaccgagagcccgatgtgggattctatctcggatctccaggatcgcgccccgggccaaaggcaggcgctaa
- the SPO11 gene encoding meiotic recombination protein SPO11 isoform X19 has product MAFAPMGPEASFFAVLDQHRASLLAALRRGGGEPAGGGTPQASRDIYYTDSQLFGNQTVVDNIINDISCMLKVPRMSLHILSTSKGLIAGNLRYIEEDGTRVHCTCGATAVAVPSNIQGIRNLITDAKFLLIVEKDATFQRLLDDNFCNRMSPCIMITGKGVPDLNTRLLVKKLWDTFHIPVFALVDADPHGIEIMCIYKYGSMAMSFEAHNLTVPAIRWLGLLPSDIKRLNIPRDTLIPLTKRDQMKLDSVLKRPYVTCQPFWRKESQRERGRNIGRGRSRLHAPRARCGILSRISRIAPRAKGRR; this is encoded by the exons ATGGCCTTTGCGCCCATGGGGCCTGAGGCCTCGTTCTTCGCGGTTCTGGACCAGCACAGGGCTTCCCTGCTGGCCGCCCTGAGGAGAGGCGGTGGGGAGCCCGCGGGCGGGGGGACGCCTCAGGCCTCGAG agACATATATTATACTGACAGCCAACTCTTCGGTAACCAGACTGTCGTGGACAATATTATCAATGACATTTCTTGTATGTTAAAAGTGCCGAGGATGAGTCTACATATA ttatCTACATCAAAAGGTTTAATTGCTGGCAATTTAAGGTACATCGAAGAAGATGGCACCAGAGTACACTGTACCTGTGGTGCAACA GCTGTTGCTGTGCCATCTAATATTCAAGGAATTCGAA ATTTAATTACAGATGCAAAATTTCTATTAATTGTGGAAAAAGATGCGACATTTCAGCGACTCCTAGATGACAACTTTTGCAACAGAATGTCCCCATGCATCATGATTACG GGAAAAGGAGTACCTGACCTGAACACGAGACTTTTAGTCAAGAAGCTGTGGGATACATTTCATATTCCTGTTTTCGCTCTTGTTGATGCCGATCCACATG GCATAGAAATCATGTGCATCTATAAGTATGGATCAATG GCAATGTCTTTTGAAGCTCATAATCTCACAGTTCCAGCTATCAGATGGCTTGGTCTCCTCCCTTCTGATATTAAACG gttAAATATACCTAGAGATACTTTAATTCCACTGACAAAACGGGACCAAATGAAACTTGACAGTGTCCTAAAAAGACCTTATGTTACTTGCCAACCATTTTGGAGAAAAgaa tcacagagagagagaggcagaaacataggcagagggagaagcaggctccatgcaccgagagcccgatgtgggattctatctcggatctccaggatcgcgccccgggccaaaggcaggcgctaa
- the SPO11 gene encoding meiotic recombination protein SPO11 isoform X6 has product MAFAPMGPEASFFAVLDQHRASLLAALRRGGGEPAGGGTPQASSSEVLASIESVIQDIITSVARNEAPAFTIGNRSSWENIKFEDSVGLQMVTHFTTRKIKSDSLKSVKKFALILKILSKIYKLVQSNTYATKRDIYYTDSQLFGNQTVVDNIINDISCMLKVPRMSLHILSTSKGLIAGNLRYIEEDGTRVHCTCGATAVAVPSNIQGIRNLITDAKFLLIVEKDATFQRLLDDNFCNRMSPCIMITGKGVPDLNTRLLVKKLWDTFHIPVFALVDADPHGIEIMCIYKYGSMAMSFEAHNLTVPAIRWLGLLPSDIKRLNIPRDTLIPLTKRDQMKLDSVLKRPYVTCQPFWRKEMEIMADSKMKAEIQALTFLSSDYLSRVYLPNKLKFGGWI; this is encoded by the exons ATGGCCTTTGCGCCCATGGGGCCTGAGGCCTCGTTCTTCGCGGTTCTGGACCAGCACAGGGCTTCCCTGCTGGCCGCCCTGAGGAGAGGCGGTGGGGAGCCCGCGGGCGGGGGGACGCCTCAGGCCTCGAG TTCTGAGGTTCTTGCATCTATAGAAAGTGTTATCCAAGACATAATCACAAGCGTGGCAAGGAATGAAGCACCTGCGTTCACAATAGGCAACAGATCAAGCTGGGAAAATATAAA GTTTGAAGATTCTGTGGGTCTTCAGATGGTAACTCACTTTACCACAAGAAAAATCAAAAGTGATTCActaaaatcagttaaaaaattTG CCCTAATTCTTAAAATACTGTCCAAGATTTATAAACTAGTACAGAGCAACACTTATGCAACCAAAAG agACATATATTATACTGACAGCCAACTCTTCGGTAACCAGACTGTCGTGGACAATATTATCAATGACATTTCTTGTATGTTAAAAGTGCCGAGGATGAGTCTACATATA ttatCTACATCAAAAGGTTTAATTGCTGGCAATTTAAGGTACATCGAAGAAGATGGCACCAGAGTACACTGTACCTGTGGTGCAACA GCTGTTGCTGTGCCATCTAATATTCAAGGAATTCGAA ATTTAATTACAGATGCAAAATTTCTATTAATTGTGGAAAAAGATGCGACATTTCAGCGACTCCTAGATGACAACTTTTGCAACAGAATGTCCCCATGCATCATGATTACG GGAAAAGGAGTACCTGACCTGAACACGAGACTTTTAGTCAAGAAGCTGTGGGATACATTTCATATTCCTGTTTTCGCTCTTGTTGATGCCGATCCACATG GCATAGAAATCATGTGCATCTATAAGTATGGATCAATG GCAATGTCTTTTGAAGCTCATAATCTCACAGTTCCAGCTATCAGATGGCTTGGTCTCCTCCCTTCTGATATTAAACG gttAAATATACCTAGAGATACTTTAATTCCACTGACAAAACGGGACCAAATGAAACTTGACAGTGTCCTAAAAAGACCTTATGTTACTTGCCAACCATTTTGGAGAAAAgaa ATGGAAATAATGGCAGACTCTAAAATGAAGGCAGAAATTCAAGCTTTGACCTTCCTATCATCAGATTATCTCTCCAGAGTGTACCTACCTAACAAATTAAAATTTGGAGgatggatataa
- the SPO11 gene encoding meiotic recombination protein SPO11 isoform X9 → MAFAPMGPEASFFAVLDQHRASLLAALRRGGGEPAGGGTPQASSFNLKKALRSVCEERKREACGETSSSEVLASIESVIQDIITSVARNEAPAFTIGNRSSWENIKFEDSVGLQMVTHFTTRKIKSDSLKSVKKFALILKILSKIYKLVQSNTYATKRDIYYTDSQLFGNQTVVDNIINDISCMLKVPRMSLHILSTSKGLIAGNLRYIEEDGTRVHCTCGATAVAVPSNIQGIRNLITDAKFLLIVEKDATFQRLLDDNFCNRMSPCIMITGKGVPDLNTRLLVKKLWDTFHIPVFALVDADPHGIEIMCIYKYGSMAMSFEAHNLTVPAIRWLGLLPSDIKRLNIPRDTLIPLTKRDQMKLDSVLKRPYVTCQPFWRKEVL, encoded by the exons ATGGCCTTTGCGCCCATGGGGCCTGAGGCCTCGTTCTTCGCGGTTCTGGACCAGCACAGGGCTTCCCTGCTGGCCGCCCTGAGGAGAGGCGGTGGGGAGCCCGCGGGCGGGGGGACGCCTCAGGCCTCGAG ttttaacttaaaaaaagctCTGAGGAGCGTGtgtgaggagagaaagagggaggcttGTGGAGAGACCTCGAG TTCTGAGGTTCTTGCATCTATAGAAAGTGTTATCCAAGACATAATCACAAGCGTGGCAAGGAATGAAGCACCTGCGTTCACAATAGGCAACAGATCAAGCTGGGAAAATATAAA GTTTGAAGATTCTGTGGGTCTTCAGATGGTAACTCACTTTACCACAAGAAAAATCAAAAGTGATTCActaaaatcagttaaaaaattTG CCCTAATTCTTAAAATACTGTCCAAGATTTATAAACTAGTACAGAGCAACACTTATGCAACCAAAAG agACATATATTATACTGACAGCCAACTCTTCGGTAACCAGACTGTCGTGGACAATATTATCAATGACATTTCTTGTATGTTAAAAGTGCCGAGGATGAGTCTACATATA ttatCTACATCAAAAGGTTTAATTGCTGGCAATTTAAGGTACATCGAAGAAGATGGCACCAGAGTACACTGTACCTGTGGTGCAACA GCTGTTGCTGTGCCATCTAATATTCAAGGAATTCGAA ATTTAATTACAGATGCAAAATTTCTATTAATTGTGGAAAAAGATGCGACATTTCAGCGACTCCTAGATGACAACTTTTGCAACAGAATGTCCCCATGCATCATGATTACG GGAAAAGGAGTACCTGACCTGAACACGAGACTTTTAGTCAAGAAGCTGTGGGATACATTTCATATTCCTGTTTTCGCTCTTGTTGATGCCGATCCACATG GCATAGAAATCATGTGCATCTATAAGTATGGATCAATG GCAATGTCTTTTGAAGCTCATAATCTCACAGTTCCAGCTATCAGATGGCTTGGTCTCCTCCCTTCTGATATTAAACG gttAAATATACCTAGAGATACTTTAATTCCACTGACAAAACGGGACCAAATGAAACTTGACAGTGTCCTAAAAAGACCTTATGTTACTTGCCAACCATTTTGGAGAAAAgaa GTTCTGTGA